A window from Festucalex cinctus isolate MCC-2025b chromosome 4, RoL_Fcin_1.0, whole genome shotgun sequence encodes these proteins:
- the rbpms2a gene encoding RNA-binding protein, mRNA-processing factor 2a isoform X2 yields MSLKTETEPNNNVSMEEEVRTLFVSGLPVDIKPRELYLLFRPFKGYEGSLIKLTSKQPVGFVTFDSRSGAEAAKNALNGIRFDPESPQTLRLEFAKANTKMAKSKLMATPNPTNIHPALGAHFIARDPYDLTGAALIPASPDAWTPYPLYTTELTPGLPHAAFTYPAAAAAAAALHAQMRWYPTPSETSQPGWKSRQFC; encoded by the exons ATGAGCCTCAAGACGGAGACGGAGCCCAACAACAATGTCTCCATGGAGGAGGAG GTACGAACACTGTTTGTCAGCGGCCTACCAGTTGATATCAAACCACGGGAACTGTACCTTCTCTTCAGGCCTTTTAAG GGTTATGAAGGGTCACTGATTAAGTTAACATCAAAACAG CCTGTCGGGTTTGTAACCTTTGACAGCCGATCTGGAGCTGAAGCGGCAAAAAATGCTCTAAAT GGCATCCGTTTTGACCCCGAAAGCCCTCAGACCCTGCGCTTAGAGTTTGCTAAAGCCAACACGAAGATGGCAAAGAGTAAGCTGATGGCCACACCGAACCCCACAAATATCCACCCTGCTCTAGGAGCACACTTCATTGCACGGGACCCAT ATGACCTGACAGGGGCGGCACTGATCCCAGCCTCCCCGGATGCATGGACCCCTTACCCACTGTACACAACAGAGCTGACCCCCGGCCTCCCTCACGCGGCCTTCACTTACCCTGCGGCTGCCGCCGCTGCCGCAGCCCTCCACGCCCAG ATGCGCTGGTACCCTACTCCTTCTGAGACTTCCCAGCCTGGATGGAAGTCCCGCCAGTTTTGTTAG
- the rbpms2a gene encoding RNA-binding protein, mRNA-processing factor 2a isoform X1, whose amino-acid sequence MSLKTETEPNNNVSMEEEVRTLFVSGLPVDIKPRELYLLFRPFKGYEGSLIKLTSKQPVGFVTFDSRSGAEAAKNALNGIRFDPESPQTLRLEFAKANTKMAKSKLMATPNPTNIHPALGAHFIARDPYDLTGAALIPASPDAWTPYPLYTTELTPGLPHAAFTYPAAAAAAAALHAQVREQPMRWYPTPSETSQPGWKSRQFC is encoded by the exons ATGAGCCTCAAGACGGAGACGGAGCCCAACAACAATGTCTCCATGGAGGAGGAG GTACGAACACTGTTTGTCAGCGGCCTACCAGTTGATATCAAACCACGGGAACTGTACCTTCTCTTCAGGCCTTTTAAG GGTTATGAAGGGTCACTGATTAAGTTAACATCAAAACAG CCTGTCGGGTTTGTAACCTTTGACAGCCGATCTGGAGCTGAAGCGGCAAAAAATGCTCTAAAT GGCATCCGTTTTGACCCCGAAAGCCCTCAGACCCTGCGCTTAGAGTTTGCTAAAGCCAACACGAAGATGGCAAAGAGTAAGCTGATGGCCACACCGAACCCCACAAATATCCACCCTGCTCTAGGAGCACACTTCATTGCACGGGACCCAT ATGACCTGACAGGGGCGGCACTGATCCCAGCCTCCCCGGATGCATGGACCCCTTACCCACTGTACACAACAGAGCTGACCCCCGGCCTCCCTCACGCGGCCTTCACTTACCCTGCGGCTGCCGCCGCTGCCGCAGCCCTCCACGCCCAGGTGAGGGAACAACCG ATGCGCTGGTACCCTACTCCTTCTGAGACTTCCCAGCCTGGATGGAAGTCCCGCCAGTTTTGTTAG